A region of Pseudorasbora parva isolate DD20220531a chromosome 14, ASM2467924v1, whole genome shotgun sequence DNA encodes the following proteins:
- the LOC137040755 gene encoding uncharacterized protein, translated as MGRKGLYKKHPIDHPLLQGFYVYLSVDLGNKRSKQEVENVSRFMFFMDPNEPSLSFVREVEKVREYFNVLTHTQLAKQTVLNYWKSLKRFMRYTITSTSLQSKDKTLYMDCKDFIDPLDGIRAGMSKKVNKELTQKRYRGYGKEKLPADCVAILDLAKTDFLALIGKLQGPAAVSGELLEKSDRLLIRYYLEAIIMLKLLQWPGVVTNMTVEEWQGRTRFPEGSCIAVKEHKTAASQIAEVPLTTDQDLWFSLYFNHIRPVMLQGSRSGEDATAEGQFCVEQLKADSQSLQ; from the exons ATGGGAAGAAAGGGCCTCTATAAGAAGCACCCCATCGATCACCCTCTTCTTCAGGGGTTCTATGTCTACTTGAGTGTGGACTTGGGAAACAAACGGAGCAAACAAGAG gTGGAAAATGTGTCCCGCTTCATGTTCTTCATGGACCCCAATGAGCCGAGCCTGTCGTTTGTTCGAGAAGTGGAGAAGGTGCGAGAGTACTTTAAtgtactcacacacacccagcTCGCCAAACAGACAGTGCTCAATTATTGGAAGAGTCTCAAGAG GTTCATGAGGTACACCATTACGTCCACCAGCCTTCAAAGCAAGGACAAAACTCTCTACATGGATTGTAAAGACTTTATTGATCCTTTGGACGGCATACGGGCAGGGATgtcaaaaaaagtaaataaggAGCTGACACAAAAACg ATACCGGGGTTACGGAAAGGAGAAGCTGCCAGCAGACTGTGTGGCGATCCTCGATTTGGCAAAAACTGACTTCCTGGCACTAATAGGGAAACTACAGGGTCCAGCAGCCGTTTCCGGGGAGCTGCTTGAGAAGAGCGACCGCCTTCTAATCCGCTATTATTTGGAGGCAATTATTATGCTCAAGCTCCTCCAGTGGCCTGGAGTAGTTACCAATATGACA GTTGAGGAATGGCAGGGAAGAACCCGCTTTCCAGAGGGCTCCTGTATTGCCGTAAAGGAGCATAAAACGGCTGCGTCACAAATCGCAGAAGTTCCCCTGACCACTGACCAGGACCTT TGGTTCAGCCTGTATTTCAATCACATTCGGCCGGTGATGCTCCAGGGGTCCAGGTCAGGGGAAGATGCGACGGCAGAGGGACAATTCTGTGTCGAGCAGCTGAAGGCCGATTCACAATCCCTGCAATGA